In one Mycobacterium heckeshornense genomic region, the following are encoded:
- a CDS encoding IS1380 family transposase, producing MQSAYTFSTESAVFDEQNLVSAAGLVPVLELAEQSGLSRLIGEHIDLPSTRVASGAVNAAGKLTTIIAGMMCGADSIDDVNVLRAGGTPRVFDEVYAPSTLGIFLREFSFGHSNQLAAVAREHLVALAAHTPLLPGIEQRAFLDIDSLLRPVYGHHKQGASFGHAKIASRALLRLGLSPQITTLSTAQAPPVIAEARLRSGRAGSGRAAARQVKQAITTARRCGAGTIMLRGDSAFGTKKVMATCVAEGIEFSVSVARNKRISTAIAGIGEHAYTPVHYPGAVADPDTGALISDAQVAETPYTLRLGGGRTLTVRLIVRRVKDARYPDALFAVWRYHPFVTNSDLPTAQADITHRRHAIIETTFADLIDGPLAHIPSGLFAANCAWLACTVIAHNLLRATGTLASGEHVVARGATLRRDLVNIPARFAAPARKPMLHLPAHWPWQIGWKTLWNNIIGHSPAIPRAG from the coding sequence GTGCAATCAGCATACACGTTTAGCACCGAGTCCGCCGTGTTCGACGAGCAGAATTTGGTGTCGGCGGCGGGTTTGGTGCCGGTGCTGGAATTGGCTGAGCAGAGCGGTCTTTCGCGGTTGATCGGCGAGCACATCGATCTGCCCAGCACCCGGGTGGCCTCGGGCGCGGTCAATGCGGCCGGCAAGCTGACCACGATCATCGCGGGCATGATGTGCGGGGCGGACAGCATCGACGATGTGAATGTGCTGCGCGCCGGCGGCACGCCGCGGGTCTTCGATGAGGTGTATGCGCCCTCGACGCTGGGGATCTTCCTGCGCGAGTTCAGCTTCGGGCATTCCAACCAGCTCGCCGCGGTGGCCCGCGAGCATCTGGTGGCACTCGCGGCGCACACCCCGCTTTTGCCCGGCATCGAGCAGCGCGCGTTTTTAGACATCGACTCGCTGCTGCGCCCGGTCTACGGACACCACAAGCAGGGCGCCTCGTTCGGGCACGCCAAGATCGCCAGCCGCGCGCTGCTGCGATTGGGCCTTTCACCGCAGATCACCACGCTGTCGACCGCGCAGGCGCCGCCGGTGATTGCCGAGGCGCGGCTACGCAGCGGGCGGGCCGGCTCCGGGCGTGCGGCGGCCCGCCAAGTCAAGCAGGCCATCACCACCGCCCGCCGGTGCGGCGCGGGCACCATCATGCTGCGCGGCGACTCGGCGTTCGGCACCAAGAAGGTGATGGCCACCTGCGTTGCCGAAGGTATCGAATTCTCCGTGTCGGTGGCCCGAAACAAGCGCATCAGCACCGCCATCGCCGGCATCGGCGAGCACGCCTACACCCCGGTGCACTACCCGGGCGCGGTGGCTGACCCCGACACCGGCGCGCTGATCTCTGATGCCCAGGTCGCCGAAACGCCCTACACGCTGCGCCTGGGCGGCGGGCGCACGCTCACCGTCCGGCTGATCGTGCGCCGTGTCAAAGATGCCCGCTACCCCGACGCGCTGTTTGCGGTGTGGCGCTATCACCCATTTGTGACCAACTCCGATTTGCCCACCGCCCAGGCCGACATCACCCACCGCCGCCATGCCATCATCGAGACCACCTTCGCCGACCTCATCGACGGCCCATTGGCTCATATCCCCTCTGGGCTGTTTGCAGCCAATTGCGCCTGGCTGGCCTGCACGGTGATCGCGCACAACCTGCTACGCGCCACCGGCACCCTCGCCAGCGGTGAGCACGTCGTCGCGCGCGGTGCGACCCTGCGCCGCGACCTGGTCAACATCCCAGCCCGCTTCGCCGCGCCCGCCCGTAAGCCGATGTTGCACCTGCCCGCGCACTGGCCATGGCAGATCGGGTGGAAAACCCTGTGGAACAACATCATCGGTCACAGTCCGGCGATCCCACGAGCAGGGTGA
- the cas2 gene encoding CRISPR-associated endonuclease Cas2, with amino-acid sequence MKRIRYLVAYDIRDDRRLREVHSIAKKYGYALQYSVFICDLDEGEKYSMCLELGKAVNHAVDSLVFVNLGDPSSRGTECFEFIGASGRAELPTRGPTII; translated from the coding sequence ATGAAGCGAATCCGCTACCTCGTAGCTTATGACATCCGCGACGACCGCCGCCTGCGTGAAGTCCATTCGATTGCCAAGAAATACGGATACGCGCTCCAATACTCTGTATTTATTTGTGATCTTGATGAAGGCGAGAAATATTCTATGTGCCTTGAACTGGGGAAGGCAGTGAACCACGCTGTGGACTCCTTGGTCTTTGTAAACCTCGGTGATCCGAGTTCTCGGGGAACTGAATGCTTCGAGTTTATAGGAGCTAGCGGACGGGCCGAGCTGCCGACGCGAGGCCCGACAATCATATAG
- a CDS encoding DDE-type integrase/transposase/recombinase has translation MSAVLDAGLSTKQRGKLVRQIAAGTHSDPFGNQVRISRETLDRWIRRYRSGGFEALVPAPRRLAARTDAQVLELAASLKRENPTRTATQVARILRTATGWAPSESTLLRHFHRLELMGPATGELPGVFGRFEAADPNELWCGDALHGPRVGDRKTYLFAFIDDHSRLLAGYRFGFAEDTVRLAAALRPALAAHGVPGSVYVDNGSAFCDAWLLRACAKLGVRLVHSQPGRPQGRGKIERFFRTVREQFLVEVTDTSTEDLAAAGVDHATALLELNRLFVAWVETEYHRRTHTETGQSPLDRWEAGWDRLGRTPAMPTADDLTEAFLWSEYRVVTKTATVSLHANTYQVDAALVGRKVELVFSPFDLETVEVRYRDKSFGKALPHSISRHTHPKAKPETPELEPPAATGIDYLALTAAAHHEQLRRDERIGYHALYGQDSEIAGQLSLDDLAPSGDADHDGEVSA, from the coding sequence ATCAGCGCCGTCCTAGATGCGGGGTTATCGACCAAGCAGCGCGGCAAGCTGGTGCGCCAGATCGCCGCCGGTACCCATAGCGACCCATTCGGCAATCAGGTGCGGATCTCGCGGGAGACGCTGGACCGTTGGATCCGCCGCTACCGGTCCGGCGGGTTCGAGGCGCTGGTGCCCGCGCCGCGCCGGCTGGCCGCGCGTACCGACGCGCAGGTGCTGGAGCTGGCCGCGTCGCTCAAGCGGGAGAATCCGACCCGCACCGCCACACAGGTGGCTCGGATCCTGCGCACCGCGACCGGGTGGGCGCCCTCGGAGTCCACCTTGCTACGCCATTTTCACCGGCTGGAATTGATGGGCCCGGCCACCGGCGAGCTACCCGGGGTGTTCGGCCGGTTCGAGGCCGCCGACCCCAATGAGCTGTGGTGCGGCGATGCTCTGCACGGCCCGCGGGTTGGCGACCGCAAGACCTACCTTTTCGCCTTCATCGACGATCACTCTCGGTTGTTGGCCGGCTACCGGTTTGGCTTCGCCGAAGACACCGTGCGCTTGGCCGCAGCGTTGCGCCCCGCACTGGCTGCCCACGGGGTGCCTGGCTCGGTCTATGTCGATAACGGCTCGGCGTTTTGTGACGCCTGGTTGTTGCGGGCATGTGCGAAACTCGGGGTGCGCCTTGTTCATTCCCAACCAGGTCGGCCTCAAGGTCGGGGCAAGATCGAACGATTCTTTCGCACCGTACGCGAACAATTCCTGGTGGAGGTGACTGACACCAGCACCGAAGACCTCGCTGCCGCCGGGGTCGATCACGCCACCGCGTTGTTGGAGCTTAACCGGCTGTTCGTCGCCTGGGTGGAAACCGAATATCACCGCCGCACCCATACCGAGACCGGGCAAAGCCCGCTGGATCGGTGGGAGGCCGGCTGGGACCGGCTCGGGCGGACCCCGGCCATGCCGACCGCCGATGATTTGACCGAGGCGTTTTTGTGGTCCGAATACCGCGTGGTGACCAAGACCGCCACCGTGTCGCTGCACGCTAACACCTACCAGGTCGACGCGGCCCTGGTTGGGCGCAAGGTGGAGCTGGTGTTCTCCCCATTCGACCTGGAAACCGTCGAAGTCCGCTACCGCGACAAGAGTTTCGGCAAAGCCCTGCCGCACAGCATCTCTCGCCACACCCACCCCAAGGCCAAACCGGAAACACCCGAGCTCGAGCCGCCGGCAGCGACGGGGATCGACTATTTGGCGCTGACCGCCGCCGCTCACCACGAGCAGCTACGCCGCGACGAACGCATCGGCTATCACGCCCTCTACGGCCAGGACAGCGAGATTGCCGGCCAGCTATCCCTCGACGACCTTGCACCCAGCGGCGACGCCGATCACGATGGTGAGGTGTCGGCGTGA
- a CDS encoding ExeA family protein — protein sequence MPFGRDLAPAMLHRHSGHGEAVARITWCVDQRAIGVITGEVGAGKTVAVRAATANLDPSRHVFIYLANPTIGVRGMLTHIVAALGHTPAYHKSALAPQAAEALATEHAERGRNPVLVVDEAHLLDNHQLEAIRLLTNHEMDSGSPFAVVLIGQPSLRHRLRLGVLAALDQRIAVRYTIAGMNGADTADYIRHHCKIAGRSDTLFSEDAIGLIHNASRGHPRAVNNLALHALTAAFAADHAIVDEKAARIAISETAAD from the coding sequence ATGCCGTTCGGACGTGACCTGGCGCCAGCCATGCTGCACCGCCATAGCGGCCACGGTGAGGCGGTCGCCCGCATCACCTGGTGTGTGGACCAGCGTGCGATCGGAGTGATCACCGGCGAGGTCGGCGCGGGCAAGACCGTGGCCGTGCGGGCGGCCACCGCCAACCTGGATCCGTCTCGGCACGTGTTCATCTACCTGGCCAACCCCACCATCGGGGTGCGCGGCATGCTCACCCACATCGTGGCCGCGCTCGGGCACACCCCCGCCTATCACAAATCAGCCCTGGCCCCCCAAGCCGCCGAGGCGCTGGCCACCGAACACGCCGAACGGGGCCGCAATCCCGTGCTGGTCGTCGATGAGGCCCACCTACTCGATAACCACCAGCTCGAAGCGATCCGGCTCTTGACCAACCACGAGATGGACAGTGGATCCCCGTTCGCCGTCGTGCTCATCGGCCAACCCAGCCTGCGCCACCGGCTCCGGCTCGGGGTGCTCGCCGCGTTAGATCAGCGCATCGCAGTCCGCTACACCATCGCCGGGATGAACGGCGCCGACACCGCCGACTACATCCGCCATCACTGCAAAATCGCCGGACGCTCCGACACCCTCTTCTCCGAGGACGCCATCGGGCTGATCCACAACGCCTCCCGCGGTCACCCCCGCGCGGTCAACAACCTGGCCCTGCACGCGCTGACCGCCGCGTTCGCCGCCGATCACGCCATCGTCGACGAAAAGGCCGCTCGCATCGCGATCAGCGAAACCGCCGCGGACTGA
- the cas1 gene encoding CRISPR-associated endonuclease Cas1 produces MADRTERPRRRLIPSDRAARPLYVTEQGAYVSVRRGRVEVRKDGLDLASVRLIDVSQLCLIGNVQVSTQAFRAFFANDIPVCFFTFGGWLAGIAEGLPSKNVDLRRRQVIVGSRGGLEVARRFVAGKITNSRTLLRRNSREDVRQIVDRLKELQLLAGRSDSLQELLGLEGAAARDYFGAFGAMLRPDLRLPGSPFTFEGRNRRPPRDAVNALLSYVYGLLVKDLTATTLAVGFDPYIGLFHRPRFGRPALALDLAEEFRPLVGDSVVLQVLNNGEVGSRDFVVRAGSVALSSEGRRAVLAAYERRLDITITHPWFGYKISYRRLFEVQARILAAYLTGEVPEYTPIITR; encoded by the coding sequence TTGGCCGACCGCACCGAGCGGCCTCGCCGACGCCTAATCCCAAGTGATCGTGCGGCACGCCCGCTCTACGTCACAGAACAGGGAGCCTATGTTTCGGTCCGCCGCGGTCGAGTCGAAGTTCGTAAAGACGGCTTAGACTTGGCGTCGGTACGCTTGATCGACGTCTCGCAGCTGTGCCTGATAGGCAACGTCCAGGTGTCGACCCAAGCCTTCCGGGCTTTTTTCGCCAACGACATTCCGGTCTGCTTCTTTACGTTCGGTGGTTGGTTGGCTGGTATCGCCGAGGGGCTTCCATCAAAGAATGTGGACCTACGACGCCGCCAAGTCATTGTCGGTTCGCGCGGTGGCCTGGAAGTGGCACGGCGATTTGTTGCTGGAAAGATCACCAACAGCCGAACACTGCTGCGGCGTAATTCCCGTGAGGACGTGCGCCAAATCGTTGACCGTCTCAAAGAGCTGCAGCTATTGGCGGGCCGGTCAGACTCGTTGCAGGAGTTGCTGGGTCTAGAAGGGGCAGCGGCGAGAGATTACTTCGGTGCGTTTGGAGCGATGCTACGACCTGATCTGAGACTTCCTGGCTCACCCTTCACCTTCGAGGGACGTAACCGTCGGCCACCCCGTGACGCAGTCAACGCTCTGCTCTCGTACGTATACGGCCTGCTAGTTAAGGATCTCACCGCGACAACGTTAGCGGTCGGCTTTGACCCGTACATCGGGCTATTCCACCGTCCCAGATTTGGACGTCCCGCACTTGCCCTTGACCTTGCCGAAGAATTCCGCCCCTTAGTTGGTGATTCCGTAGTTCTGCAAGTGCTGAACAATGGTGAGGTCGGGTCACGTGATTTCGTCGTTCGTGCCGGGAGCGTGGCTCTGTCCAGCGAAGGACGTCGCGCGGTCCTAGCTGCGTATGAACGGCGACTAGATATTACAATCACGCATCCGTGGTTTGGCTACAAGATCTCGTACCGTAGGCTATTTGAGGTCCAGGCCCGCATACTTGCAGCATATTTAACCGGCGAGGTGCCGGAGTATACGCCTATCATCACCAGGTAA
- the aroB gene encoding 3-dehydroquinate synthase, whose amino-acid sequence MTGFDRPAPPHRAARSASSPDDTAPVTVWVAVDPPYPVVIGTGLSGELITLLAERHRVAILHQPVLAQVAESIRKSLADNGVDAHRIEIPDAEAGKDLPVVGFIWEVLGRIGIGRKDALVSLGGGAATDVAGFAAATWLRGVSIVHVPTTLLGMVDAAIGGKTGINTDAGKNLVGAFHQPIAVLADLATLETLPRNELVAGMAEVVKAGFIADPVILDLIEADPRAATDPSGEVLAELIRRAVTVKAEVVAADEKESQLREILNYGHTLGHAIERRENYRWRHGAAVSVGLVFAAELARLAGRLDDATADRHRRILTSLGLPVSYDADALPELMRIMAADKKTRAGVLRFVVLDGLAKPGRLEGPDPSLLAAAYAEISTR is encoded by the coding sequence ATGACTGGGTTTGACCGTCCGGCTCCTCCTCATCGCGCTGCGCGCTCTGCATCGTCGCCGGACGACACCGCTCCGGTCACGGTGTGGGTGGCCGTCGACCCGCCCTACCCGGTGGTGATCGGGACCGGCCTGTCCGGTGAGCTCATCACACTGCTGGCAGAGCGGCACCGGGTCGCGATTCTGCATCAGCCGGTGCTCGCTCAAGTCGCCGAATCAATCCGGAAAAGCTTGGCGGACAACGGCGTCGACGCTCACCGCATCGAAATCCCGGACGCAGAAGCCGGGAAAGATTTGCCTGTCGTCGGATTCATCTGGGAAGTGTTGGGCCGCATCGGGATCGGCCGTAAGGATGCGCTGGTCAGCCTGGGCGGCGGGGCCGCCACCGATGTCGCCGGCTTCGCCGCGGCGACCTGGCTGCGCGGTGTGTCGATTGTGCACGTGCCCACCACGCTGCTGGGCATGGTCGACGCCGCCATCGGCGGCAAGACCGGCATCAACACCGACGCGGGCAAGAACCTGGTCGGCGCGTTCCACCAGCCGATCGCCGTGCTGGCCGACTTGGCAACACTGGAAACGTTGCCGCGCAACGAACTTGTCGCCGGCATGGCCGAGGTGGTGAAGGCCGGGTTCATCGCCGACCCGGTGATCCTGGATCTCATCGAAGCAGATCCGCGGGCCGCCACCGACCCGTCCGGTGAGGTGCTGGCGGAGCTGATCCGGCGTGCGGTCACTGTCAAGGCGGAGGTCGTTGCCGCCGACGAGAAGGAGTCACAGCTGCGCGAGATCCTCAACTACGGCCACACGCTGGGGCATGCGATCGAGCGCCGCGAGAACTACCGGTGGCGCCACGGCGCCGCGGTGTCGGTGGGTTTGGTGTTCGCCGCCGAACTGGCCCGGCTGGCGGGGCGGCTCGACGACGCCACCGCCGACCGGCATCGCAGAATCTTGACGTCGCTGGGTTTGCCGGTCAGCTACGACGCCGACGCATTGCCGGAGCTGATGCGAATTATGGCCGCCGACAAGAAGACCCGGGCGGGTGTGTTGCGCTTCGTGGTGCTCGACGGGCTGGCCAAACCGGGCCGGCTCGAGGGTCCCGACCCGTCGCTGCTGGCAGCGGCCTACGCGGAGATCAGTACCCGATGA
- a CDS encoding transposase has protein sequence MALGREDRQGRFDDVMLLVGDQLPAGSIYRLLAEHGGALFDDDYFADLFKRSALGRPTVPARVMATVMLLQAYEGLSDREACDRLAFDLRWKAAAGLTVDAEAFHPTVLVGMRNRLRASDRPRRLFEDVNTTARAAGLLRGRRRVLDSTPLLDAVATQDTVIQLRAAIRKLLTVADRADPEVAGAVRTVLTRDDDYASLGKPPCDWDDPKAREALVDALVRDANAALEALDGRKLDGALSEAVELLALVAGQDVEAGDDGIFRIARRVAKDRMISTVDTEARHGHKSRARTFDGYKSHLGIDPDDELITGVAITAANAADREVIDELLGNPATDIRSAAPATAPDTDSSTDAATDADADADADETITDHGEHVHNESEPNVFEVYGDSAYADGATLDEQTGRGHDMRAKVPPVRNANGYSKDRFGIDLAAGTVTCPAEHTVAISTGRRQQVARFGAFCGSCPLQAECTKARRGRVITIHAHEAALQHAKARQRDPAWQADYRTYRPVVERKISHFTRRPWGGRKARCRGQKRILTDILARAGAINLARLATLGLHPHAGGWAIA, from the coding sequence GTGGCTTTGGGACGGGAGGATCGGCAGGGCCGGTTCGATGACGTGATGCTGCTGGTGGGTGATCAGCTGCCGGCGGGCAGTATTTACCGGCTGTTGGCCGAGCACGGCGGTGCACTGTTTGACGATGACTATTTCGCTGATCTGTTCAAGCGCTCGGCGCTGGGTCGACCGACGGTGCCGGCGCGGGTGATGGCCACAGTGATGCTGCTGCAGGCCTATGAGGGATTGTCGGATCGGGAGGCGTGTGACCGGTTGGCCTTTGATCTGCGCTGGAAAGCGGCCGCCGGGTTGACGGTGGACGCCGAGGCTTTTCATCCCACGGTGCTGGTCGGCATGCGCAACCGGCTACGCGCATCGGATCGGCCACGGCGGTTGTTCGAGGACGTGAACACCACCGCGCGAGCGGCGGGGTTGTTGCGGGGACGACGCCGGGTGCTGGATTCGACGCCGCTGTTGGATGCGGTGGCCACCCAGGACACGGTGATCCAGCTGCGGGCCGCGATCCGCAAACTGCTGACCGTGGCTGATCGGGCCGATCCGGAAGTGGCCGGTGCGGTGCGCACCGTGCTGACCCGCGACGATGACTACGCCAGCCTGGGCAAACCACCGTGTGACTGGGATGACCCCAAAGCGCGTGAAGCCTTGGTCGATGCGCTGGTGCGCGACGCCAACGCCGCACTGGAGGCCCTCGATGGCCGCAAGCTCGATGGGGCACTCAGTGAGGCGGTCGAGTTGTTGGCGCTGGTGGCCGGCCAAGACGTCGAAGCCGGCGACGACGGAATCTTCCGCATTGCCCGGCGAGTGGCCAAAGACCGGATGATCTCCACCGTCGATACCGAAGCCCGCCATGGGCATAAGTCGCGGGCGCGGACCTTCGATGGCTACAAGTCCCATCTGGGTATCGACCCCGACGACGAGCTGATCACCGGGGTGGCCATCACCGCGGCCAACGCCGCCGACCGTGAGGTCATCGATGAGCTGTTGGGCAACCCCGCCACCGACATCAGAAGTGCTGCACCCGCCACCGCCCCCGACACCGACAGCAGCACCGATGCCGCCACCGATGCCGATGCCGATGCCGATGCCGATGAAACGATCACCGATCACGGCGAGCATGTGCACAACGAGTCGGAGCCGAACGTCTTTGAGGTGTATGGCGATTCGGCTTACGCCGATGGGGCCACCCTGGATGAGCAGACCGGGCGGGGTCATGACATGCGCGCCAAGGTGCCCCCGGTGCGCAACGCCAACGGCTATTCCAAAGACCGGTTCGGTATCGACCTGGCCGCCGGCACCGTGACCTGCCCGGCCGAGCACACCGTGGCGATCAGCACCGGCCGGCGTCAGCAGGTCGCTCGCTTCGGTGCGTTCTGTGGGTCCTGCCCACTGCAGGCGGAGTGCACCAAAGCCCGTCGCGGGCGGGTGATCACCATCCATGCCCATGAAGCCGCCCTGCAGCACGCCAAGGCCCGCCAACGCGATCCGGCCTGGCAGGCCGATTACCGAACGTATCGGCCGGTCGTGGAACGCAAGATCAGTCACTTCACCCGCCGCCCCTGGGGTGGTCGCAAGGCGCGGTGCCGCGGCCAAAAACGCATCCTGACCGACATCCTGGCCCGAGCAGGAGCGATCAACCTCGCCCGGTTGGCCACCTTGGGCTTGCACCCACACGCCGGGGGTTGGGCCATCGCCTGA
- the aroC gene encoding chorismate synthase: MLRWTTAGESHGRALVAVLEGMVAGVAVTSHDIATQLARRRLGYGRGARMKFERDQVTMLAGVRHGYTLGGPIAIEIANTEWPKWQTVMAADPVDPAQLADLARNAPLTRPRPGHADYAGMLKYGFDDARPVLERASARETAARVAAGTVARLFLRQALGVEVLSHVVSIGASTPYDGPPPQPEDLAAIDASPVRAYDKAAEQAMIAEIEAAKKDGDTLGGVVEAVALGLPVGVGSFTSGENRLDSQLAGAVMGIQAIKGVEIGDGFATARRRGSQAHDEMYPGPDGVARSTNRAGGLEGGMTNGQPLRVRAAMKPISTVPRALATVDMATGEEAVAINQRSDVCAVPAAAVVVETMVALVLARAVLEKFGGDSLTETRRNVDAYLRSVAEREAVTDRAGASG; this comes from the coding sequence GTGTTGCGATGGACCACCGCCGGTGAATCCCACGGCCGCGCGCTGGTGGCCGTGCTGGAGGGCATGGTCGCCGGGGTGGCGGTGACGTCGCATGACATCGCAACCCAGCTGGCCCGCCGTCGGCTGGGCTATGGCCGCGGCGCCCGGATGAAATTCGAACGCGACCAGGTCACCATGCTGGCCGGGGTGCGGCACGGCTACACCCTGGGCGGGCCGATCGCGATCGAGATCGCCAACACCGAATGGCCGAAGTGGCAGACCGTGATGGCCGCCGACCCGGTCGACCCCGCGCAACTTGCCGACCTGGCCCGCAACGCGCCGCTGACCCGGCCGCGACCCGGCCACGCCGACTACGCCGGCATGCTCAAGTACGGGTTCGACGACGCCCGACCGGTGCTGGAGCGGGCCAGCGCCCGCGAGACCGCCGCCCGCGTCGCGGCCGGCACGGTCGCCCGGTTGTTTCTGCGTCAGGCGCTCGGGGTTGAGGTGCTCTCGCATGTCGTCTCGATCGGCGCGTCGACGCCTTACGACGGTCCGCCCCCGCAGCCCGAGGATCTGGCTGCGATCGACGCCAGCCCGGTGCGCGCCTACGACAAAGCCGCCGAGCAGGCGATGATCGCCGAGATCGAAGCCGCCAAGAAGGACGGCGACACCCTCGGCGGCGTGGTGGAGGCCGTCGCGCTGGGCCTGCCGGTCGGTGTCGGGTCGTTCACCAGCGGCGAGAACCGGCTCGACAGCCAGCTGGCCGGCGCGGTGATGGGCATTCAGGCGATCAAGGGCGTCGAGATCGGCGACGGGTTCGCCACCGCGCGCCGCCGCGGCAGCCAAGCACACGATGAGATGTATCCCGGCCCCGACGGCGTTGCGCGATCGACCAACCGGGCCGGAGGGCTGGAGGGGGGCATGACCAATGGCCAGCCGTTACGGGTCCGCGCCGCGATGAAGCCGATCTCGACCGTGCCGCGGGCACTGGCCACGGTCGACATGGCCACCGGCGAGGAAGCTGTCGCCATCAACCAGCGTTCCGACGTGTGCGCGGTACCGGCCGCGGCAGTGGTGGTCGAAACCATGGTGGCGCTGGTGCTGGCCCGCGCGGTGCTGGAGAAGTTCGGCGGCGACTCGCTGACCGAGACCCGCCGCAACGTCGACGCATACCTTCGTTCGGTCGCCGAGCGTGAGGCGGTCACCGACCGCGCCGGGGCGTCCGGATAA
- the cas4 gene encoding CRISPR-associated protein Cas4, which translates to MTQSEVDVVDVPKLLPARMLNEYAYCPRLFFLEWVQQQWADSADTAEGSFHHRQVDIARGDAPLPDDEADLIRAQSVSLASTELGLAAKIDIIEGDNGVVRPVDVKRGKPPNITEGAYEPERVQLCAQALLLREAGYRCDEGILYFAGARRRVTISFDADLIHRTHELLVEAREVAGRDIPPQPLVDSPKPESVDE; encoded by the coding sequence ATGACACAAAGCGAAGTCGACGTTGTCGATGTGCCCAAGCTGCTTCCGGCCAGGATGCTCAACGAGTACGCATACTGCCCAAGGCTCTTTTTTCTTGAGTGGGTACAACAACAATGGGCCGATAGCGCCGATACCGCAGAGGGATCATTTCACCACCGCCAGGTCGATATTGCGCGCGGCGATGCTCCGCTCCCCGATGACGAAGCCGATCTCATTCGTGCGCAGTCTGTTTCGCTTGCGTCAACCGAGCTAGGTCTCGCTGCAAAGATTGACATTATCGAGGGCGACAACGGCGTCGTGCGACCGGTCGACGTCAAGCGAGGCAAACCACCCAACATCACCGAGGGAGCTTACGAGCCGGAACGAGTTCAGCTCTGCGCACAAGCGCTGCTACTGCGGGAAGCCGGGTACCGGTGCGATGAAGGAATTTTGTACTTCGCTGGCGCGAGGCGACGCGTAACGATCAGCTTCGACGCTGACCTCATACACCGAACCCACGAGCTGCTGGTCGAAGCACGGGAAGTCGCAGGCCGCGACATTCCTCCGCAGCCACTGGTTGACAGTCCTAAGCCTGAATCCGTGGATGAGTGA
- a CDS encoding shikimate kinase produces the protein MAPKAVLVGLPGSGKSTIGRRLAKALGVEMLDTDAAIERRTGRKIADIFAADGEKEFRRIEEQVVRAALAEHDGIVALGGGAVTSPGVRAALAGHTVIFLEISAAEGIRRTGGNTVRPLLAGPDRAEKFRSLMAQRVPLYRRVATMRVNTNRRNPGAVVRHIMSRLENRPNPPKTQRPSPATVALAAARRAEAGK, from the coding sequence ATGGCCCCCAAGGCGGTACTGGTGGGGCTGCCCGGGTCGGGCAAGTCCACGATCGGGCGCCGGCTGGCCAAGGCCCTCGGGGTCGAGATGCTCGACACCGACGCCGCGATCGAACGGCGCACCGGGCGCAAGATTGCCGACATCTTCGCCGCCGACGGGGAAAAGGAGTTCCGCCGCATCGAAGAGCAGGTGGTGCGCGCGGCGCTGGCCGAACACGACGGCATCGTCGCGCTGGGCGGCGGCGCCGTGACCAGTCCCGGGGTGCGCGCGGCGCTGGCCGGACACACCGTGATCTTCTTGGAAATCAGCGCCGCCGAAGGCATCCGCCGCACCGGTGGAAACACCGTGCGCCCGTTGCTGGCCGGGCCCGACCGCGCCGAGAAGTTCCGCTCCCTGATGGCGCAGCGGGTCCCGCTGTACCGGCGGGTCGCGACGATGCGGGTCAACACCAACCGCCGCAATCCCGGTGCGGTGGTGCGTCACATCATGTCGCGGCTGGAAAACCGGCCGAACCCGCCGAAGACGCAGCGACCCAGCCCCGCCACGGTGGCGCTGGCCGCCGCGCGCCGCGCCGAGGCCGGCAAATGA